In one Staphylococcus lutrae genomic region, the following are encoded:
- a CDS encoding MFS transporter: MSRNHHLDGFARPTSSALIPRYATDLIKANSILAVIYETIQVVGWGMGGILLLLLGINDMILLTLVLFWLASIMCYYLPTVNKEVVENETTLQSVFKGWKCIFSNTQLKIILGINLFEIFANSIWVSSIILAFISIVLKQDETYWGYINTTHSIGIILGGWGILKFSSHLNHHKSFWIFISLILTVIVFSISLVFINSIIFLVASICIGFFSQLKEIPESTIIQTSVDEEALVNVYAVIEVVSTLAFSLSLVMMSGLTDLIHVQNVFWVAVALILVEAMMVFSVRKQLN, encoded by the coding sequence TTGTCTCGTAACCATCATTTGGATGGTTTTGCTAGACCGACGAGTTCAGCATTAATTCCGCGTTATGCTACGGATTTAATTAAAGCCAACTCAATATTAGCCGTTATTTATGAAACGATTCAAGTAGTAGGTTGGGGGATGGGCGGCATACTCTTATTGTTACTTGGCATTAATGATATGATACTCCTTACACTTGTTTTATTTTGGTTAGCCAGTATCATGTGTTATTATCTGCCAACTGTAAATAAGGAAGTTGTCGAAAATGAAACGACGCTACAAAGTGTTTTTAAAGGGTGGAAATGCATCTTTTCAAACACACAATTAAAAATAATTTTAGGTATTAATTTGTTTGAAATTTTTGCAAACTCGATATGGGTCTCCTCAATTATCTTAGCTTTTATATCCATCGTTTTAAAACAAGACGAAACATACTGGGGCTACATCAATACGACACACTCTATAGGCATCATTCTTGGTGGGTGGGGCATCCTTAAGTTTTCGAGTCATTTAAATCATCATAAATCGTTTTGGATTTTTATATCACTGATTTTGACAGTCATCGTATTTTCAATATCATTAGTTTTTATAAATTCAATCATTTTCTTAGTAGCGTCGATATGTATTGGCTTTTTTTCACAATTAAAAGAAATCCCAGAGTCAACAATCATTCAAACGTCCGTCGATGAAGAAGCGCTCGTAAATGTCTATGCAGTGATAGAGGTCGTGAGTACGCTCGCTTTTTCATTGTCACTTGTGATGATGAGTGGTTTAACGGATCTGATTCATGTTCAAAACGTGTTTTGGGTTGCCGTCGCTTTAATTCTAGTGGAAGCAATGATGGTATTCAGCGTGAGAAAACAATTGAACTAA
- a CDS encoding Rgg/GadR/MutR family transcriptional regulator yields MEHFGKIFKIFRESRGFKLKDIAEEGISISQLSRFEHEKTDLTIGKFILALNNMNMSIEEFMYVMSDCHLNQLNETLLKLNQLISNKDIEGMKQLLIHTSTNHVSPPYNQKLNSILIKSKLQQVTQTLCLLDEDVRYLTDYLFKIEFWGYYELLIFANTFEVLNHRTFIMLSKELCKRSDFYSAIPANRQLIAHMLLNAYLTCIKRNEWLDALYFKTQIKVYNFNETEVYERLMFHFASNLYDYKKYQCTQAILEMEKCITTLKMISCLHLASQLENELKSATTT; encoded by the coding sequence TTGGAACATTTCGGAAAAATTTTCAAAATCTTCAGAGAATCTCGTGGTTTTAAATTGAAAGATATTGCTGAAGAGGGGATTTCAATCTCACAACTTTCCCGTTTTGAGCATGAAAAAACAGATTTAACAATTGGAAAATTTATATTGGCTTTAAACAACATGAATATGTCTATAGAAGAATTTATGTATGTCATGAGTGATTGTCATCTTAATCAATTGAATGAAACACTCTTGAAATTGAATCAATTGATTTCAAACAAAGATATAGAAGGTATGAAACAGCTACTCATCCATACCTCTACAAATCATGTTTCCCCACCTTACAATCAAAAATTGAATTCAATACTAATCAAGTCCAAACTTCAACAAGTCACCCAAACGCTCTGTTTGTTAGACGAAGATGTACGTTATTTGACAGATTACCTTTTTAAAATAGAGTTTTGGGGCTATTACGAGTTACTAATTTTTGCCAACACTTTTGAAGTCTTAAATCATCGTACTTTCATCATGCTCTCAAAAGAATTATGTAAACGATCAGACTTTTATAGCGCGATACCCGCAAATCGACAACTCATCGCACATATGTTGTTGAATGCTTATCTGACTTGCATCAAAAGAAACGAATGGTTGGATGCCTTATACTTTAAGACGCAAATCAAGGTCTACAATTTTAATGAGACTGAAGTCTATGAACGTCTTATGTTTCATTTTGCATCGAACCTTTATGATTATAAAAAGTATCAATGCACACAAGCGATTCTAGAAATGGAAAAATGTATAACAACGTTAAAAATGATTTCTTGCCTACACCTCGCATCACAATTAGAAAACGAATTAAAAAGCGCGACCACAACGTAA